A single region of the Acipenser ruthenus unplaced genomic scaffold, fAciRut3.2 maternal haplotype, whole genome shotgun sequence genome encodes:
- the si:dkeyp-61b2.1 gene encoding tumor necrosis factor receptor superfamily member 1B: MASISRFRAFIALLLFLMEAVSSEQDFFGRMKRCIRCPEGTHSRSQCPDDLKRDCQPCSNGYYWSIKNGIPVCRLCTQPCSGADQLVEVTGCSLLSNRQCRCQAGWFCETHARYTCTRCQRHRECEPGWGVLQPGDAFTDTTCQRCPAGHYSNQTSSTELCRAHTNCSSLGQAVFLQGSDTRDGVCVRAASSTPPGGASTGQLSTSPAHHDSTAPSTTVTAASTGSTVSMTTDPASNPTTQRAVTTETTEPHPPISLTNMITPPVTLPITTSSTAPPSGPKGSLESLAVFISVSLICCLLLLLLKNRRRLGALFKHSQGMTDMKLIPQRPPDLLEFKHKQQDCPLLAAEGERQESREPGARPPVEEVRPLGRAGDGAPAEPGVFQEPCSDSWVQQFIVEPKGGDSVNNNIGSIFILHPSTVILGSGRGGIKRTGGGEGDPPISTPQQESQSQSQSQSQPDEACRASVCVQEEGGKELHYPIPASGK, translated from the exons gaTTTCTTTGGCAGGATGAAGAGATGCATCCGTTGCCCTGAAG gcactCACTCAAGATCTCAGTGCCCAGATGACCTGAAGCGTGACTGCCAGCCCTGCAGCAATGGATACTACTGGAGCATCAAGAACGGGATCCCAGTGTGCCGACTCTGCACCCAGCCCTGCTCAG GTGCAGATCAGCTGGTGGAGGTGACAGGCTGCAGTCTCTTGTCTAACCGGCAGTGTCGGTGCCAGGCGGGCTGGTTCTGTGAGACCCACGCTCGGTACACCTGCACCCGGTGCCAGCGGCACAGAGAGTGTGAGCCGGGCTGGGGGGTGCTGCAGCCAG GTGATGCCTTCACTGATACCACCTGCCAGCGCTGTCCTGCGGGGCATTACTCCAACCAGACATCCTCCACCGAGCTCTGCCGAGCGCACACCAA CTGTTCCAGTCTAGGTCAGGCTGTGTTTCTGCAGGGCTCTGATACCCGTGATGGAGTCTGTGTCCGCGCTGCCTCCTCCACTCCCCCAGGGGGCGCTTCAACGGGACAGCTCTCCACAAGCCCCGCCCACCACGACTCTACAGCCCCTTCCACCACGGTCACCGCTGCCTCCACAGGTTCCacggtttccatgacaacagatCCTGCCTCAAACCCGACGACACAACGTGCTGTTACCACGGAGACCACAGAACCTCACCCGCCCATCTCCCTCACCAACATGATCACACCCCCTGTGACtctccccatcacaaccagcagcaCAGCGCCTCCCTCTGGACCTAAAG GCTCTCTGGAGAGTCTCGCTGTCTTCATCTCCGTCTCGCTGATCTGCTGCCTGCTGCTCCTGCTTCTGAAGAATCGAAGGAGACTGGGAGCCCTGTTCAAACACTCccaag GTATGACAGATATGAAGCTGATTCCACAG CGGCCTCCTGATCTCCTGGAGTTCAAACACAAGCAGCAGGACTGCCCCCTGCTGGCCGCAGAGGGGGAGAGGCAGGAGAGCCGCGAGCCGGGAGCGAGGCCCCCCGTGGAGGAGGTGAGGCCCCTGGGCAGGGCCGGAGATGGGGCCCCCGCGGAGCCGGGTGTCTTTCAGGAACCCTGCAGTGACAGCTGGGTGCAGCAGTTCATCGTGGAGCCTAAAGGGGGCGACAGCGTCAACAACAACATCG GGTCCATCTTCATCCTGCACCCCAGCACTGTGATCCTGGGCTCAGGCAGAGGGGGGATTAAGAGgacagggggaggagagggggatcCCCCGATCAGCACCCCCCAGCaggagagccagagccagagccagagccagagccagccGGATGAAGCCTGcagagccagtgtgtgtgtgcaggaggaGGGGGGCAAGGAGCTGCACTACCCCATCCCAGCCAGCGGGAAGTGA